The nucleotide window GTACATGGCCGGGAGGAGATCCATAGTGGCTGATCACCATATAGAAAAAACTGATTATCGCGTTCAAGGCTTTTCGTGTGCGAGTTGTGCCGATACGTTTGAAAAGAATGTGCAACGATTAGACGGGATAACCGATGCAAAGGTGAATTTCCCGGCTTCAAAGATCACCGTTTATGGATCAACAACGAAGGAGGAATTGGAGAAGGCAGGTTCCTTTGAAAATTTGAAAGTCCATTCAGAACACGCACCTAGTGAATCGGAACCAACCCATCAGCCATCCTTTTTCCAAAAATATCAAACCGTAATATTGGCCATTCTCTTTTTTGGTTTTGGAGTGGCTTCCCAAATCATCAATGGCCAAGAGAACCTGCTCACTTGGCTTGCTTATGCCACTTCGATGGTCGTTGGGGGCTATACGCTTTTTAAGGCTGGCCTTATGAATTTAATGCGCCTGCGATTTGATATGAAGACGCTCATGACTGTCGCTGTCATCGGGGCGGCCATTATCGGAGAATGGGCGGAAGGAGCTCTTGTGGTCATTCTTTTTGCCATTAGTGAAGAACTCGAGGGATTCTCCATGGATCGGGCGAGACAATCCATTCGTTCGCTCATGGATATAGCCCCTAAGGAAGCGCTCATTAAACGAAATGGCCAAGAGATGACCGTTCCTGTCGAAGACGTTGCGATTGGAGACATCATGATCGTCAAACCTGGGCAAAAAACGGCCATGGATGGCGTTGTTGTGACCGGTCAGTCCTCGATAAATCAGGCAGCTGTTACCGGAGAGTCTATTCCTGTTGAAAAAAATATCGATGATGAGGTATTTGCGGGAACATTGAATGAAGAAGGGTTCCTTGAAGTTCGTGTCACCAAGCATGTTGAAGACACGACCATTTCAAAAGTGATCCATCTCGTGGAAGAAGCACAAGCAGAACGTGCTCCGGCCCAAGCTTTTGTGGATCGTTTTGCGAAGTATTATACACCCGCTGTTATGGTGTTGGCTATGCTTGTGGCTGTTATGCCGCCATTAGTGATGGGAGCGGCCTGGGAAGCATGGATTTATCAAGGACTTGCTGTATTAGTTGTGGCTTGTCCGTGTGCGCTTGTGGTTTCAACCCCGGTTTCCATTGTTACAGCCATTGGCAATGCGGCTAAGAACGGTGTTTTAATTAAAGGCGGCGCTTATTTAGAAGAAGCCGGGTCATTGAAAGCAATTGCCTTTGATAAAACAGGGACTTTAACCAAGGGAGTTCCGGTAGTTACGGATTTTTCCCTATTTCACCCGGGAGACGAAGATGAGCTTTTAGCCAAGGTCACTGCGTTAGAGTCACGATCTCAGCACCCTTTAGCTTCGGCCATCGTCGATAAAGCAAAGCAAGCGAACATTTCTTATCACCATCATAAAGTACGGGATTTTACTTCGATCACAGGAAAAGGAGTCAAAGGTACAATCGATGGGACAACATACTACGTTGGGAATCTAAGTTTATGGGAAGATGTCCTGGGATATGTTTTGGATCCGGAAATTCGAACTCCCCTTGATGATCTCCAAAAACAAGGGAAGACAGGGATGTTTATTGGCACTGAACAGTCCGTATTAGCTCTAATTGCCGTTGCTGATGAAGTTCGTGACACAAGCCAAGAAATGATCTCGAAACTCTATGACATTGGCATTGACCAAACAATTATGCTTACGGGCGATCATCAAGACACGGCGTCTGCCATTGGCAGGCAAGTAGGTGTGACCGATGTTCAAGCCAATCTTTTACCGGAAGATAAATTATCTTATGTTAAAGCTTTTAGAGAGAAGTATCGGAAAGTAGCTATGGTTGGAGACGGGGTTAATGATGCCCCTGCCCTGGCTGCGTCCAATGTAGGCATTGCCATGGGGGGAGTAGGCACTGATACGGCATTGGAAACCGCCGACGTTGCCTTGATGGGGGATGATTTACAAAAATTGCCCTACACCATGAAACTAAGCCGCCGAGCGCTGCGTATTATTAAACAAAACATCAGTTTTTCCCTGGGTATTAAGCTTTTGGCACTTTTATTAGTGGTACCGGGGTGGTTAACCCTTTGGATTGCTATCTTAGCGGATTTAGGGGCGACTCTCCTTG belongs to Salicibibacter cibi and includes:
- a CDS encoding heavy metal translocating P-type ATPase codes for the protein MAGRRSIVADHHIEKTDYRVQGFSCASCADTFEKNVQRLDGITDAKVNFPASKITVYGSTTKEELEKAGSFENLKVHSEHAPSESEPTHQPSFFQKYQTVILAILFFGFGVASQIINGQENLLTWLAYATSMVVGGYTLFKAGLMNLMRLRFDMKTLMTVAVIGAAIIGEWAEGALVVILFAISEELEGFSMDRARQSIRSLMDIAPKEALIKRNGQEMTVPVEDVAIGDIMIVKPGQKTAMDGVVVTGQSSINQAAVTGESIPVEKNIDDEVFAGTLNEEGFLEVRVTKHVEDTTISKVIHLVEEAQAERAPAQAFVDRFAKYYTPAVMVLAMLVAVMPPLVMGAAWEAWIYQGLAVLVVACPCALVVSTPVSIVTAIGNAAKNGVLIKGGAYLEEAGSLKAIAFDKTGTLTKGVPVVTDFSLFHPGDEDELLAKVTALESRSQHPLASAIVDKAKQANISYHHHKVRDFTSITGKGVKGTIDGTTYYVGNLSLWEDVLGYVLDPEIRTPLDDLQKQGKTGMFIGTEQSVLALIAVADEVRDTSQEMISKLYDIGIDQTIMLTGDHQDTASAIGRQVGVTDVQANLLPEDKLSYVKAFREKYRKVAMVGDGVNDAPALAASNVGIAMGGVGTDTALETADVALMGDDLQKLPYTMKLSRRALRIIKQNISFSLGIKLLALLLVVPGWLTLWIAILADLGATLLVTANGLRLLRVKE